A region from the Brassica napus cultivar Da-Ae chromosome C8, Da-Ae, whole genome shotgun sequence genome encodes:
- the LOC106416249 gene encoding uncharacterized protein LOC106416249: protein MAGKLMTLQVSHLLCISLVIFFVFSVNVVSEEDYQRVVPPEDKTTTVWFSTIKQSGNDYWAKLKESLGRGHARFFPPNIDFRGKDDASMGAGGKMKEAVTRSFEHSKDTVEEAARSAAEVACDATEAVKEKVKRSFSGSETTQQQSDEL, encoded by the exons ATGGCCGGAAAATTAATGACATTACAGGTTTCTCATCTGCTATGCATATCTTTAGTCATCTTCTTTGTATTCTCTGTGAATGTTGTCAGTGAGGAGGATTACCAGAGAGTGGTGCCTCCGGAAGATAAAACGACTACGGTTTGGTTCTCTACGATCAAACAATCTGGTAATGATTACTGGGCGAAACTCAAAGAGAGTTTAGGTCGTGGTCACGCCCGCTTTTTTCCTCCGAACATAGA TTTTAGAGGAAAGGATGATGCATCAATGGGAGCAGGAGGAAAGATGAAAGAGGCGGTCACAAGGAGCTTCGAGCACAGTAAAGATACGGTGGAGGAAGCTGCCAGGTCAGCAGCGGAGGTGGCGTGTGATGCGACGGAAGCAGTTAAAGAAAAGGTGAAGAGGAGCTTTTCCGGCAGCGAGACGACTCAGCAGCAGTCGGATGAGCTCTAA
- the BNAC08G38150D gene encoding uncharacterized protein BNAC08G38150D isoform X3: MARSLSLPLSLSKNRLTAAAASFLPSSHLLSIRSQSSDRRGDLYEFDIAASQSPSDPLIQKLEDAVHRIVVRRSAPDWLPFVPGASYWVPPPGSGSQTHGIAQLVAKLANPLTDEESLSTNSSRGWPSSDYFLKV; the protein is encoded by the exons atGGCTCGTTCCCTCTCCCttccactttctctctctaaaaaccGACTCACAGCAGCTGCAGCCTCCTTCCTCCCTTCATCGCACCTCTTATCCATCCGATCTCAATCCTCCGACCGTCGCGGCGATCTGTACGAATTCGACATCGCCGCGTCGCAATCGCCCTCGGATCCGTTAATTCAGAAGCTAGAGGACGCCGTTCACCGGATAGTCGTCCGAAGATCGGCACCCGATTGGCTCCCGTTTGTTCCCGGTGCGTCGTACTGGGTCCCTCCTCCTGGATCTGGATCTCAGACTCACGGGATCGCTCAGCTCGTCGCGAAGCTGGCTAATCCGTTAACGGACGAAGAATCTCTCTCCACCAATTCGTCTCGCGGATGGCCTTCCTCTGATTATTTCCTTAAAG TTTAG
- the BNAC08G38150D gene encoding uncharacterized protein BNAC08G38150D isoform X2: MARSLSLPLSLSKNRLTAAAASFLPSSHLLSIRSQSSDRRGDLYEFDIAASQSPSDPLIQKLEDAVHRIVVRRSAPDWLPFVPGASYWVPPPGSGSQTHGIAQLVAKLANPLTDEESLSTNSSRGWPSSDYFLKGKKA, translated from the exons atGGCTCGTTCCCTCTCCCttccactttctctctctaaaaaccGACTCACAGCAGCTGCAGCCTCCTTCCTCCCTTCATCGCACCTCTTATCCATCCGATCTCAATCCTCCGACCGTCGCGGCGATCTGTACGAATTCGACATCGCCGCGTCGCAATCGCCCTCGGATCCGTTAATTCAGAAGCTAGAGGACGCCGTTCACCGGATAGTCGTCCGAAGATCGGCACCCGATTGGCTCCCGTTTGTTCCCGGTGCGTCGTACTGGGTCCCTCCTCCTGGATCTGGATCTCAGACTCACGGGATCGCTCAGCTCGTCGCGAAGCTGGCTAATCCGTTAACGGACGAAGAATCTCTCTCCACCAATTCGTCTCGCGGATGGCCTTCCTCTGATTATTTCCTTAAAG GTAAAAAGGCCTAG
- the BNAC08G38150D gene encoding uncharacterized protein BNAC08G38150D isoform X1, protein MARSLSLPLSLSKNRLTAAAASFLPSSHLLSIRSQSSDRRGDLYEFDIAASQSPSDPLIQKLEDAVHRIVVRRSAPDWLPFVPGASYWVPPPGSGSQTHGIAQLVAKLANPLTDEESLSTNSSRGWPSSDYFLKGVQPLLMETKTEATSNTESHSEDEEG, encoded by the exons atGGCTCGTTCCCTCTCCCttccactttctctctctaaaaaccGACTCACAGCAGCTGCAGCCTCCTTCCTCCCTTCATCGCACCTCTTATCCATCCGATCTCAATCCTCCGACCGTCGCGGCGATCTGTACGAATTCGACATCGCCGCGTCGCAATCGCCCTCGGATCCGTTAATTCAGAAGCTAGAGGACGCCGTTCACCGGATAGTCGTCCGAAGATCGGCACCCGATTGGCTCCCGTTTGTTCCCGGTGCGTCGTACTGGGTCCCTCCTCCTGGATCTGGATCTCAGACTCACGGGATCGCTCAGCTCGTCGCGAAGCTGGCTAATCCGTTAACGGACGAAGAATCTCTCTCCACCAATTCGTCTCGCGGATGGCCTTCCTCTGATTATTTCCTTAAAG GTGTGCAGCCTCTATTGATGGAGACTAAGACCGAGGCGACTTCAAATACAGAGTCTCACTCCGAGGATGAGGAAGGGTAA